A region of the Halosolutus amylolyticus genome:
CTTGACACCGAGCAGGAACAGCAGGAACGCGAGTCCGAGTTCCGACATCGTCTGCGTGAGTTCGCCGGGCGTACCGATGCCGAGGACGGCGGGTCCGAGCAGCAACCCCGTCAGGATGTAGGCGACGATGGTCGGCTGCTCTAGCTGTTTCGCGACGACGCTGGTGACGGCAGCGGCCACCAGAATGATGGTGAAATCCGCCGGGAGCGCTATCTCGGATGCCAGTGCCATTGGCGCGGTAGCCCACACTACTGCTGGTCGCCGGTTAACGCTGTTGACGGGACGCTGACAGGGCGCGATCGACCCGTCTTGGGGGGCCTCGACCGGCAACGGCGAATCGGGTTCACGCTCCGGTGCACCCGTCGAACCGACGTTCGACTTGAGGCTGGAAGCTACCTCTCGTGAACCGCGTCGCGGACGAGTCGTTCATCGCACGATCATCACCGGCACTGGTGCCCGTTTGACGACGGTTTCCGCGACGCTCCCCAGCAGGAATCGCTCGGCCCCGGTGCGGCAGTGACTGCCCATCACGATGCGATCGACGTCGTGCTCCTCGGCGTACTCGAGGACGACGTCGGCCGGGTCGCCGAACTCGAGGACGGTCTCGACGTCGCGTTCGCCGGCGATCTCGCGAGCGTCGTCGAAGACTTCCTGTGCCTCGGCTTCGGATTTCTCCCGCCACTCACGCCAGTACGCCGGCGAGACCGAGCCCGGCGGTGCCCCGTCGTCGAACGTCGGCCGCATGACGTCGATCAGACTGAGCCCGGATCCGATCGGGTCCATCACGTGAACGACGACGACGTCGGCGTCCGGATAGTCGGTCAGCGCCGTCTCGAGCGCTTTCGTCGAGAGTGGTGACCCCTCCGTCGGAACGAGGACCGTCCGCGTCATACGTCCCGTACGGGCCGTCGGTGCAAATATAGTAGCCACTGAACGTTACTGCACACCTGATCACAGGACAGCTTTGCGATCAGTGTGTGAATCGTTTCAGTGGCTACTATAGCCGGGGGCGCGCACCCGATCGACGGCAGGGTATCTCCCCACTCACCGGCGTTCCCGCCCCGTGGGAACTGGCACGGGGTCTTCGATGATCCAGGGCGAACCATTCCATAGAGGGGATCGAACGTGGTCGACTACTACGACAAGGTCATCGCCGGCATCGCGGGAAGCCTCCTCGGAGGCCTTCTCATCGGCGTCGTGGCCCCGATCGCGGTCCAGAGCGGACTGTTCCTCGGGACGCTCGCCGCGACGCTCCTGGTGTACGACGCCGTCTTCCGGAACCCGCCCGTGCCGGCGACGGATCCGCGGGTCGCGGCCGCGGCGATCGTCTGGCACGCGGTGCTGTTCTCCCTGGCGATCGCCGTTTTCGCCGGCTAGTTGACGCGACTCTCGCTGAAACGGCCGATTCCCACCAGTCCGGCGGAGCGGGAACAGGGGATACAATCTTGGTCGTTACCGGTGTAGCTGATCACCGATGGGAGATCAGACCCAATCCGCGTCGTTCGAACAGGTTACGGACGTCGACGCCGAGTCTCCGACGCTCGTCGAAGGGTTGCCCGGTCACGGGCTCGTCGCCTCGATCGCCGTCGATCAGATCACGGACCAGCTGGGGCTCGAGCACGTCGGGAACGTCGCGTCCGACGAGTTCCCCGCAGTCGTGACGTTCGACGACGGGCTCGTCCACGACCTCGTCCGCGTCTACGGCGGCGCCGATCCGGCGGTACTGACCCTCGAGAGCGACCTCGCGCTCCCGCAGCGGTCGTTCGAACCCCTGGCCCGGTGTGTCCTCTCCGACCTCGCAGACGAGTTCAGCCGTGCGATCTTCATCGCGGGCGCACCGGCCGAATCGGAGGAACAGATCGGCGACGTGACCGGCGTCGGGACCACCGAGGCGATCAAGAATGACCTCGTCGACGCGGGCATTTCGGTGCCCGAAGAGCCGGGACTCGTCGGCGGCATCACCGGCGCGCTCGTCCGGGAGTGTTACCAGGCGGACGTCCCGGCCGCACTGCTGATCGTTCGCTCCCACCCGTTCCTCCCGGATCCGAAGGCGGCGAAGGCGGTGATCGAAACCGCGCTCGAACCGCTCGTCGACTTCGACGTCGACACGACGGCGCTCGACGAGCAGGCCGACGAGATCCAGCAGCGCATGCAACAGGTCGCACAGCAGTACCAGCAGGTGGCCGAAGAGCAAGGGGGCCAGCAACAGCAACAGGTCCAGACCGGAATGTTCCAGTGATCCGATCGTCACGTCCTGGGAGCCGCCTGCAACCTATATATCCCGTCCAGTGGTTGAATCGGCACGGCCATGTACGACACGATCCTCGTGGCGACGGACGGGAGCGACTCGGCGAACCGCGCGGTCGATCACGCGATCGATCTCGCGTCCACGTTCGACGCCGATCTCCACGCGATATACGTCGTCGACACCCGGCGGTACGGCGGTTCGATGCTGGGGAACGCGGACGATGTCGTCGCCGACCTGGAAGACCGCGGTCGAGAACTCCTCGACGACGTCGCGGAACGCACGACCGTCGAGGTGACGTCGACGATCCGTGACGGTCGCCCACACGAGCAGATCGGGGCGTACGCCGACGAGATCGACGCGGACCTGGTGGTGCTCGGCAACCGCGGTCTCGGTTCCGGCGGCGAGATCGGCAGCAACGCCGAACGGGTCGTCAGGTACGTCGATCGACCGGTGATCACGGCGTGACCGGTGCCCGCGATCGGCTCCCCCTCGATCGTGGCGGATGGATCGAACCGCCGAGGGTCTGGCGCCCCGGCGTGAGTTATTTGACGGCGTTCGATGTGAATAACCCTGTTCGATGTACGATACGATACTCGTCCCGACAGACGGCAGCGACCCGGCGAACCGAGCGGTAGAGCACGCACTGGAACTCGCGGACCGGTACGACGCCGACGTCCACGCGATGTACTGCGTCGAGACCCACCGCTACGGCGAACCGGCCCTGAGTAGCGCCGAAATCGTTCTCGACAATCTCGAGGATCAGGGCGCGGCGATGCTCGAGGAACTGGCCGACCGCGCGGACAACGTCGGCATCGAGTGCACCTGGAACGTCTGCCACGGCCGACCCTGGGAGGAAGTCCACCGGAAGGGCGAGGAACTCGACGCCGACCTGATCGTGATCGGGTTCCAGGGCCAGAGCCACGATCGGACCGGGAAGATCGGCAGCGTCGCCGAACGCGTGGTTCGCAACGCCGATCGGCCGGTGTTGACCGCCTGAGGCG
Encoded here:
- a CDS encoding universal stress protein, producing MTRTVLVPTEGSPLSTKALETALTDYPDADVVVVHVMDPIGSGLSLIDVMRPTFDDGAPPGSVSPAYWREWREKSEAEAQEVFDDAREIAGERDVETVLEFGDPADVVLEYAEEHDVDRIVMGSHCRTGAERFLLGSVAETVVKRAPVPVMIVR
- a CDS encoding proteasome assembly chaperone family protein translates to MGDQTQSASFEQVTDVDAESPTLVEGLPGHGLVASIAVDQITDQLGLEHVGNVASDEFPAVVTFDDGLVHDLVRVYGGADPAVLTLESDLALPQRSFEPLARCVLSDLADEFSRAIFIAGAPAESEEQIGDVTGVGTTEAIKNDLVDAGISVPEEPGLVGGITGALVRECYQADVPAALLIVRSHPFLPDPKAAKAVIETALEPLVDFDVDTTALDEQADEIQQRMQQVAQQYQQVAEEQGGQQQQQVQTGMFQ
- a CDS encoding universal stress protein — its product is MYDTILVATDGSDSANRAVDHAIDLASTFDADLHAIYVVDTRRYGGSMLGNADDVVADLEDRGRELLDDVAERTTVEVTSTIRDGRPHEQIGAYADEIDADLVVLGNRGLGSGGEIGSNAERVVRYVDRPVITA
- a CDS encoding universal stress protein; its protein translation is MYDTILVPTDGSDPANRAVEHALELADRYDADVHAMYCVETHRYGEPALSSAEIVLDNLEDQGAAMLEELADRADNVGIECTWNVCHGRPWEEVHRKGEELDADLIVIGFQGQSHDRTGKIGSVAERVVRNADRPVLTA